In the Plasmodium chabaudi chabaudi strain AS genome assembly, chromosome: 13 genome, one interval contains:
- a CDS encoding vesicle-associated membrane protein, putative translates to MKLLRVTPEKNIEFPLVHFQAVTQVVKLENISDRKVAFKIKTTAPNNYLVRPSFGLINVRETIDIQIILQPLSDKDNISNDKFQVQCLNVDNDTTVDKQFWVTVNKSEIQDHKLVVVLNDESSSKLPHSYLPSNNNPLSDMNHKNHNLNYADNGMNPDDGLKGSLPSMQRKYHELLNYCVFVDKQKVALEKENESLKNQLKAYSSNGSKFFIDSKLIPVIIVIIAIVTKSMGYW, encoded by the exons atgaaactaCTAAGAGTTACTcccgaaaaaaatattgaattCCCTCTTGTACATTTTCAAGCAGTTACACAAGTAGTTAagttagaaaatataagtgATAGAAAAGTcgcatttaaaataaaaacaactgctccaaataattatttagttAGGCCATCATTTGGGCTAATTAATGTAAGAGAGACAATAGacattcaaataattttacagCCCTTATCAGataaagataatatatcaaatgataaatttcAAGTTCAATGCTTAAATGTCGATAATGATACAACTGTTGATAAACAGTTTTGGGTCACAGTTAATAAAAGTGAAATACAAGATCATAAACTTGTCGTTGtattaaatgatgaaaGTTCAAGTAAATTACCACACTCCTATTTACCATCTAATAATAATCCTCTTTCAGATATGAATCATAAAaatcataatttaaattatgcaGATAATGGCATGAATCCAGACGATg gATTAAAAGGAAGCTTGCCAAGTATGCAGAGAAAATATCACGaacttttaaattattgtgTTTTTGTAGATAAACAAAAAGTGGCattagaaaaagaaaacgaAAGTTTAAAAAACCAATTGAAAGCATATAGTAGCAATGGCAGTAAATTCTTTATTGACAGTAAACTAATACCTGTAATTATCGTTATAATAGCTATTGTGACAAAGAGTATGGGTTATTggtaa
- a CDS encoding triosephosphate isomerase, putative → MARKYFVSANWKCNGTKDSIKTLADSFNTVDFDPSKLDVVVFPVSVHYDLARNLLNKKIGTGIQNVSKFGNGSYTGEVSAEIAKNLDIEYVLIGHFERRKYFHETDEDVREKLQQAIKHNLKAVVCFGESLEQRESNKTIEVITKQVKAFVDLIENFDNVILAYEPIWAIGTGKTATPEQAQEVHKEIRKIVKEICGEAQANKIRILYGGSVSVENCTSLIKQEDIDGFLVGTSSLKTSFTEIIKSAM, encoded by the exons atggcaagaaaatattttgtatctGCTAACTGGAAATGTAATGGTACCAAAGATAGTATAAAAACTTTGGCAGACAGTTTTAATACAGTGGACTTTGACCCAAGCAAACTAg ATGTCGTTGTATTCCCTGTAAGCGTACACTATGATCTCGCTAGAaacttattaaataaaaaaatcggAACTGGTATTCAAAATGTTTCAAAATTTGGAAATGGTTCATATACTGGTGAAGTTAGTGCAGAAATTGCAAAAAACTTAGACATCGAATATGTTCTAATTGGCCATTTTGAAAGAAGGAAATACTTTCATGAAACTGATGAAGATGTAAGGGAAAAATTACAACAAGCTATCaaacataatttaaaagCGGTTGTATGTTTTGGTGAATCACTAGAACAAAGAGAATCCAATAAAACTATCGAAGTAATCACAAAACAAGTAAAAGCTTTTGTTGATttaattgaaaattttgataatgtCATATTAGCTTATGAACCTATATGGGCTATTGGAACCGGAAAAACAGCCACACCAGAACAAGCACAAGAGGTTCATAAagaaattagaaaaattgtaaaagaaatatgCGGCGAAGCTCAAGCAAATAAAATCAGAATTTTATACGGAGGTAGTGTTAGTGTTGAAAATTGTACTTCATTAATTAAACAAGAAGACATCGATGGATTCTTAGTTGGAACAAGCTCATTAAAGACCTCGTTCACcgaaattataaaatctgccatgtaa
- a CDS encoding stromal-processing peptidase, putative, with translation MKKINEIILSFLFALHFVNCLKSNFRKNAYILHSPNWTNDSKTRFRRWNSQQNNNIQDLYQDDDLIKCELPNKLSSIIYKKRKNKNKKMYILNNEDHVILPSNPISEEYKHCINPIDFNYEELHVYMEVNTGSVNEKKNQQGISHLCEHVSYMGSKKRKDIIDKNIRTNAYTDFHHIVFYISVSLNNEIYKENSLSDFKYDNFIKNIKEDDIENYDIYTVDEFNYKHSILSQCLDVMVDVLSGRDQFNKERITKEKKAIFSEYSIINTVEYKVNSDIIKTLHRENRLSHRLPIGKLELLKRYEEKDVKEYFNLFFRPENVNLYVYGDVNADIAQKIINSKFNNIKCTDLKKTDIEYLNILNDKNTLRSKNKNLPAVVHMYGATPKNTSNAISYDKLIDTHNNNQQNSCNDKEVPQFISEDTPKMGELIDDNIADLVKFKNLKKENKNDIATELKFRSYLQNKYAVNLEEEKSLNKPLENNFKTQFEIFKYSLNNANINILLKEEIKSIRSMEDFKISIIKDIIFYCLSFRFNIHRNDLFNNIDINEYTNINEGATIRTIEIKTNPQSIHKSINGLYKFIKSLIIYGFSTGEIENYKINEIDFDNIDEQNAEKNNTTDTTHNSSSNDGEKGTSSTSQNMKLGHPETCTDQNDEYILDTKMNEIYTDEIQKIIDYNSCNNIYMNEKREKKLKKHIFENITIEEINNFAKNYFQYLFNIFNEDTSLKPNCVIVHVPNANFNDLNKNDIKEYFYNNIYSDEQIPNYSINIQKQLLSPQYIYQNITQNLHKSKYIDLLHQKPKDSSIFNYILKQIKQVEKPHEIHNTNCILKNLNTEPNFDLFKECYNIHNNDNKKIDPINELNNNELPKSENTNNVVQNIETENEYPHEDVKLLNLKNYVLSNKGKKEIENYQLLNGIKVNLYKTQIDKKYVYLRLIIPHNDILRKKSNKLQNKTSSFDLLFSIICLFEGGEIENISRENVEIHCSNKSINIYIDINDEYFYIDIYTYNKHENINSAFSILNNIILQTKIEPSSLPRVVDKLKKDFFEYKNNLQSFLLGQTIYYLSDGAIGNQNFDIQDVEKITFETVQSVLNNLFTDLSLFELTIVGDISNVIHYYILHYLGTLKNRNMEAYKNFKDTEQLKNSMPLEKNAPLQQSTPNNNFETAHISNNLINRKSENENNLLEEYNLLCPFKNYEDKLKDDTYVYIKEKEEHAVFLLIGKSANNFGFLPNGVHISLYLIQYLKKLLHQRENEHQKKTDDEKNNKNMDTTMIDSELESISKHINLKDYEGESFQEIINNKAKLYTNPLFFSIVSYIIQYILNSKFFHHLREKKELTYDSSFEFINYEKYFAGFFTLLVQTNPQDLNIVKKEVLSAFHEFTKNYYNYSDYLIHNAKLSYLNKKNKDLKYFIDKISGMMLTHFPLKYKNKDLLKDNIILNKIQKIDILLVLFILFNQKKNYHISYGISAPENLWINLYKNINKLG, from the exons atgaaaaaaataaatgaaattattttatcttttttattcgCGTTACATTTTGTAAACTGTCTTAAAAGCAACTTTAGGAAAAATGCCTATATCCTCCACTCCCCCAATTGGAcaaat GATTCCAAAACCCGTTTCAGAAGATGGAATAGCCAACAGAATAATAAT ATTCAAGATTTGTATCAAGATGATGATTTGATAAAATGTGAGTTGCCAAATAAATTAAGTagtataatatacaaaaaacgaaaaaataaaaacaaaaagatgtatatattaaataatgaagatcATGTTATATTACCTTCCAATCCAATTTCGGAAGAGTATAAACATTGTATAAATCCAATTGATTTTAATTATGAAGAAttacatgtatatatggaGGTAAATACTGGAAGtgttaatgaaaaaaaaaatcagcAAGGTATTAGTCACCTATGTGAGCATGTATCTTATATGGGTTCAAA GAAAAGAAAAGATATcatagataaaaatatccgAACAAACGCATATACCGATTTTCATCATAtcgttttttatataagtgTGAGCTTAAACAacgaaatatataaagagaACTCTTTAAGTGATTTcaaatatgataattttataaaaaatattaaagaagacgatattgaaaattatgACATATATACAGTCGAcgaatttaattataagcATAGTATTTTATCTCAGTGTCTTGATGTTATGGTGGATGTTTTATCGGGGAGAGACCAATTTAATAAGGAAAGAAtaacaaaagaaaaaaaagccATATTCTCTGAATACAGTATTATAAATACTGTAGAATATAAAGTTAACTCcgatattataaaaacattgCATAGAGAAAACAG gCTATCTCATAGACTCCCAATTGGAAAACTAGAATTACTAAAACGttatgaagaaaaagacGTAAAGGAATAtttcaatttattttttagacCCGAGaatgtaaatttatatgtttatggGGATGTAAATGCTGATATTgcacaaaaaattataaacagcaaatttaataatataaaatgtaccgatttaaaaaaaacggatatagaatatttgaatattttaaacgataaaaatacactccgatcaaaaaataaaaatttaccTGCTGTTGTTCATATGTATGGTGCAACACCAAAAAACACAAGCAACGCAATTTCTTATGATAAGTTAATTGACacacataataataatcaacAAAATTCATGTAATGATAAAGAAGTTCCACAATTCATATCAGAAGATACTCCTAAGATGGGCGAATTGATAGATGATAATATTGCCGATCTTGTAAAATTTAAGAATCTaaagaaagaaaacaaaaatgatattgCTACCGAATTAAAATTCCGAtcttatttacaaaataaatatgccgTAAATTTGGAAGAAGAAAAATCATTAAACAAACcattagaaaataatttcaaaactcaatttgaaatatttaaatattcgcTAAATAATgctaatataaatattttattaaaagaagaaataaaaagtattaGATCTATGGAAGACTTTAAAATATCCATAATAAAAGACATCATATTTTACTGCTTATCATTTAGATTTAATATACATAgaaatgatttatttaataatattgatataaatgaatatacaaatataaatgaaggTGCCACTATTAGAAcaatagaaataaaaacaaatccTCAATCTATTCATAAAAGTATAAATGgtctatataaatttataaaaagtcTGATTATTTATGGATTTTCAACAGGAGAAAtcgaaaattataaaattaatgagATTGATTTTGATAACATAGACGAACAAAAtgcagaaaaaaataatactacAGATACTACCCATAATAGTAGTAGTAATGATGGTGAAAAAGGCACATCTTCTACATcacaaaatatgaaattaGGTCATCCTGAAACTTGCACTGACcaaaatgatgaatatattttagatACTAAAAtgaatgaaatatatactgatgaaattcaaaaaataattgacTACAATTCAtgtaacaatatatatatgaatgaaaaaagagaaaaaaaattgaaaaaacatatttttgaaaatattacaattgaagaaataaataattttgctaaaaattattttcaatatttatttaatatatttaatgaagATACTTCATTAAAACCTAATTGTGTTATTGTTCATGTTCCTAATGCCAATTTTAATgatttaaacaaaaatgatattaaagaatatttttataataatatatattcagaTGAACAAATACCTAATTATTCAATAAATATCCAAAAACAGTTATTATCTCcccaatatatatatcaaaatattacacaaaatttacataaatcaaaatatatcgATCTACTCCATCAAAAACCAAAAGACTCgtcaatttttaattacatactaaaacaaattaaacaGGTAGAAAAACCTCATGAAATTCATAATACAAAttgcatattaaaaaatctaAACACTGAACCTAATTTTGACCTATTTAAAGAATGCTATAATATCCACAACAatgataacaaaaaaatagacCCAATAAacgaattaaataataatgaactTCCAAAAAGCGAAAATACTAATAATGTTGTCCAGAATATCGAAACCGAAAATGAATATCCTCATGAGGATGTTAAATTGCtgaatttgaaaaattatgtattatcaaataaaggtaaaaaagaaatagaaaattatCAACTATTAAATGGTATTAAAGtcaatttatataaaacacaAATTGATAAGAAATACGTTTATTTAAGACTCATAATCCCACATAACGATATATtacgaaaaaaatcaaacaAGCTTCAAAACAAAACCAGTAGCTtcgatttattattttctattatatGCTTATTTGAAGGAGgtgaaattgaaaatataagcCGAGAAAATGTTGAAATACATTGCAGCAATAAAAGCATAAACATATACATAGATATAAAcgatgaatatttttacatcgatatatatacatataataaacacgaaaatattaattccgcattttctattttaaataatattatattacaaACGAAAATCGAGCCTTCATCTCTACCGAGAGTTgttgataaattaaaaaaagactTTTTCGAGTACAAAAACAATTTACAG tcatttttattaggaCAAACGATTTATTACCTATCTGATGGCGCAATAGGAAATCAAAACTTTGACATTCAGGATGTGGAAAAAATTACCTTTGAAACTGTTCAGAgtgtattaaataatttattcactgatttatcattatttgaattaacAATTGTTGGAGACATTTCTAACgtaattcattattatattcttcaCTACTTGGgtactttaaaaaatagaaatatggaagcatataaaaattttaaagataCAGAACAATTGAAGAATAGTATGccattagaaaaaaatgcacCGTTACAGCAAAGCACcccaaataataattttgaaacGGCCCACATTTCTAATAACCTTATAAACAGAAAAAGTGAAAACGAAAACAATTTATTAGAGGAATATAATTTACTATGCCCATTTAAAAACTATGAAgacaaattaaaagatgatacatatgtatatataaaagaaaaagaagaacacgctgtttttttattaataggAAAAAGTGCAAATAACTTTGGATTTTTGCCAAATGGTGTacatatatcattatatttaattcaatatttaaagaaattattACATCAAAGGGAAAATGAacaccaaaaaaaaacagatgacgaaaagaataataaaaatatggatacAACTATGATCGATTCCGAACTTGAATCTATATCTAAACATATAAATCTCAAAGATTATGAAGGAGAAAGCTTCCaagaaattattaacaacaaagcaaaattatatacaaacccattattttttagtataGTATCCTATATtattcaatatatattgaatagcaaattttttcatcatttaagagaaaaaaaagaattaacATATGATTCATCAtttgaatttataaattatgaaaaatattttgctggattttttacattattagTTCAAACAAATCCACAAGATTTAAATATAGTGAAAAAAGAAGTTTTATCAGCTTTTCAtgaatttacaaaaaattattataattattctgactatttaatacataatgctaaattatcatatttaaataaaaaaaataaagatttaaaatacttcattgataaaatatctGGTATGATGTTAACACATTTtccattaaaatataaaaataaagatttattaaaagacaatattatattaaataaaattcaaaaaatagacATACTTTTAGTTTTATTCATACTAtttaatcaaaaaaaaaactatcaTATATCTTATGGAATATCCGCTCCAGAAAATTTGTGGATCAACTtgtacaaaaatataaataaattgggATAA
- a CDS encoding delta-aminolevulinic acid dehydratase, putative translates to MKKINEIILSFLFALHFVNCLKSNFRKNAYILHSPNWTNDSKTRFRRWNSQQNNNNSSNLIEDNKSIEDLYNENISSQNNLKNFSKDIHGNIYIDTNRRERRIKRNKHLLALYNNNNIKASNFIYPLFIHEEDIEKKETKLEGIYTFNFEGIVKEIEECLRLNIHHFMFFPVVREENKSVYCEECYNENSYFCKTITKIKDKFSNDVIIYADVALDPYNIYGHDGIYDNKNQEIINDISVHTLVKQSLCLAKSGADVLCPSDSMDNRIELIRKNLDYCNFRNVLILSYTCKYASTLYKPFRYILSANLSKNFIKNKQSYQHNFNNYIDLNNVDKHIKEGADIIMVKPSLFYLDVIREIKKRIGDNINVPIAVYNVSGEYMMIKSYVKYLNENENYENEILTELFKSYLRAGANIIITYFAKQYGLYIKNLYEKKIPIEDNNSNNFNVELTL, encoded by the exons atgaaaaaaataaatgaaattattttatcttttttattcgCGTTACATTTTGTAAACTGTCTTAAAAGCAACTTTAGGAAAAATGCCTATATCCTCCACTCCCCCAATTGGAcaaat GATTCCAAAACCCGTTTCAGAAGATGGAATAGCCAACAGAATAATAAT AATTCCAGCAATTTAATTGAAGACAACAAATCAATTGAAGACTTATATAACGAAAACATCTCAAGCCAAAATAACCTAAAAAATTTCTCCAAAGACATACATggtaacatatatattgataCAAATAGACGTGAACGGCggataaaaagaaataaacaCTTGCTAGCAttatacaataataataatataaaggCATCAAATTTCATTTATCCACTATTCATCCATGAAGag GATATCGAAAAGAAGGAAACAAAGCTAGAAGGAATATACACATTTAACTTTGAAGGGATAGTAAAGGAAATAGAAGAATGCTTAAGATTAAACATCCATCATTTCATGTTTTTTCCAGTTGTAAgggaagaaaataaatctgTATATTGCGAAGAATGTTATAATGAGAATagttatttttgtaaaacgataactaaaataaaagataaattttcaaatgatgttataatttatgcTGACGTAGCTCTCGACccttataatatttatgggCATGATGgaatatatgataataaaaaccaagaaattataaatgatataagTGTTCATACCCTTGTTAAACAG TCCCTTTGTTTGGCAAAATCGGGAGCTGATGTTTTATGCCCAAGTGATTCAATGGATAATAGAATTGAActtattagaaaaaatttgGATTATTGTAATTTCAgaaatgttttaattttatcatacACATGTAAATACGCATCAACCCTTTATAAGCCATttagatatattttaagtgctaatttatcaaaaaattttattaaaaataagcaGTCATATCAACACAATTTTAACAATTACATTGATCTTAACAATGTAGATAAAC ATATAAAAGAAGGAGCAGATATTATAATGGTCAAACCGTCTTTGTTTTACTTAGATGTTATaagagaaataaaaaaaaggattggggataatataaatgtgcCCATAGCTGTTTATAATGTTTCTGGAGAATATATGATGATTAAAAgttatgtaaaatatttgaatgaaaatgaaaattacgAAAATGAAATTCTTACAGAATTATTCAAAAGTTATTTGAGAGCTGGagcaaatataattattacatattttgcTAAGCAATATGGattatatatcaaaaatttatatgaaaaaaaaattcctattgaagataataatagcaataattttaatgtaGAACTAACTTTATAG
- a CDS encoding zinc finger protein, putative, protein METTNTNKTVGNDFPRENFESVYNRIVAKKKLDKNENKNIFRENFEVREITDYNMIMKYEYMLKTCFFSSNINVLKAYRLVNEEYEKEFEKVSKHLKSNILYSIMNTNEINDASERIGEYFTKHFDELKKYNYIIGNTNYPQGFEQNANGIFQVYLFKLIPNKTLLLNKTNYTDIDNNKIPDNYDSIAIERSLYYDKKKEDFEKKNKQKYYSNGNNNSEYDISKSGLMDGMITTCSSNSCKNGLQYSYLYKVKNSEQLLPLLLIKFEFKCLRVDISIPICESCSINNALYYCYNDKVHLCDICDIKHHEKNIILKNHKRIHISESPFQFGKCPYHPSELVETICMKCFCSLCSNCLLIGNHSKGSYRNHPIINIKEAYILSNQKKSLSDINIENRKVRVLNLLKKKHKLLSEIYSNYSSLQKKIDTLYEYIMSELKKIKKKKINFLMALKRSVLSEMLIIEWMEAFFFHAKLSLNLSDFILYQKKHELLTQFLNSKTRESNLFKYIPDWVFQKININSSLSIYEDSFYNVGLLSGAPINGANLKTNKEEKNKLTSLCNFNSIFDQKNNYFTLYDDNKIGKGNEDENVKYSKLISKENDPDKEICTNEKYTSNNLGQGNINDLDYHMTNIEDTKNLLLLNELDKNTIFSSLNNGEIKYSLEKEEIKEIDKIKKEYSIRTFSLASDKIINANLLFSLFKNKLGIQAKTTNLKNSYIYKDLWKQLLNYKYINIIHILKATNNFNNLGIFCSFLNISNYYDSLEDFTKHVIKHEIYTLLNKNINYDAKMKVTKLLDNVVTLLSIQGFKLSACIDRYINMCFSDVQKNENNILIYVKDKIMNDNDNKMYEDYIEHKKKSLNVKNDDMKLPEGYVDLKNERKSSGKFDSINDTAYDENTKDIDGESVKENNMDEEAQKKRLTIDTAVDEIKRVTNGGEVKNTDIIMDNQDDYFKQDNMGNETENGEMKKQSDASNIGNVEVNDSEKEEFFTLKKIKEYIFVYIEKLINDLINVPHKDLNDSIRFIFYTIHDEIDGIHSSIITNNKKISIHTLTLCLDLFINSIIYHYIFYVHEKNVNIQMNDNPLLYQKVIVLFGEILREISIYIFQIYNLGVYDNNLNTFINNIKNNKMLIRKATNENMFFMDVSQKLFTWMLKNLESPRYYAPIKWNYNEEIETSYGNIVKEIIKLDKLAMENCTNDNVDYNILFSTTNFKEILDLCYSICDS, encoded by the exons ATGGAAACAACAAACACGAATAAAACGGTAGGGAACGATTTCCCGAGGGAAAATTTTGAGAGCGTTTATAATCGGATAGTAGctaaaaagaaattagacaaaaatgaaaataaaaatatttttcgaGAAAATTTCGAGGTGCGTGAAATTACGGATTATAATATGATTATGAAATATGAATACATGTTGAaaacatgtttttttagtaGTAAcataaatgttttaaagGCGTATAGATTAGTAAATgaagaatatgaaaaagaatttGAAAAAGTAAGTAAGCATTTAAAGagcaatatattatacagtataatgaatacaaatgaaataaatgatgCAAGTGAGCGTATAGGTGAATATTTCACGAAACATTTTGAtgagttaaaaaaatataattatataattggGAATACAAATTATCCACAAGGTTTTGAACAAAATGCAAATGGGATATTCCaagtttatttatttaaattaataccCAACAagacattattattaaataaaacaaattatacagatatagataataataaaatacctGATAATTATGATTCTATTGCAATAGAAAGAAGTTTgtattatgataaaaaaaaggaagattttgaaaaaaaaaacaaacagaaatattattcaaatGGTAATAACAATTCAGAATATGATATTTCTAAGTCTGGATTAATGGATGGAATGATTACAACATGTAGTAGTAATAGTTGTAAAAATGGATTACAATAtagttatttatataaagttAAAAATTCAGAGCAATTATtgccattattattaattaagtTCGAATTCAAGTGTTTAAGAGTAGATATAAGTATACCAATTTGTGAAAGTTGTTCAATTAACAATGCcctttattattgttataatGATAAGGTACATTTATGTGATATTTGTGATATTAAACATCatgagaaaaatataattttaaaaaaccaTAAAAGAATACATATATCTGAATCTCCTTTTCAATTTGGTAAATGCCCATATCATCCTAGTGAATTAGTTGAAACAATTTGCATGAAATGCTTTTGTAGTTTGTGTTcaaattgtttattaatAGGAAATCATTCTAAAGGTAGTTATAGAAACCATccaattataaatataaaagaagcatatattttatcaaaccaaaaaaaatctttaagtgatataaatattgaaaatcGTAAAGTAAGggtattaaatttattaaaaaaaaaacataaattattgtCTGAAATATATTCTAACTATTCAtcattacaaaaaaaaatagatactttatatgaatatataatgagtgaattaaaaaaaataaaaaaaaaaaaaataaattttttaatggcATTAAAAAGGTCAGTATTATCTgaaatgttaataatagAATGGATGGaagctttttttttccatgcAAAATTATCATTGAATTTATctgattttatattatatcaaaaaaagcatgaattattaactcaatttttaaattccaAAACTCGAGAATCtaatttattcaaatatataccTGATTGggtatttcaaaaaattaacatcAATTCAAGCTTGTCTATTTATGAAGATTCCTTTTATAATGTCGGTCTATTAAGTGGTGCTCCTATTAATGGTGCCAacttaaaaacaaataaagaagaaaaaaataaactcaCATCATTGTGTAATTTCAATAGCATATTtgatcaaaaaaataattattttactttatatgatgataataaaattggtAAGGGAAACGAAGATGAAAAtgttaaatattcaaaattaatTTCGAAAGAAAATGATCCAGACAAAGAAATATGCACTAATGAAAAGTATACTTCTAATAATTTGGGTCAgggaaatataaatgaccTCGATTATCATATGACCAATATAGAAGACACTAAAAATTTGCTCttattaaatgaattagataaaaatacaatattttcaagTTTGAACAATggggaaataaaatatagtttagaaaaagaagagataaaagaaattgataaaataaaaaaagaatactCTATAAGAACCTTTTCACTAGCTAGtgacaaaattataaatgcaaatttattattttcattatttaaaaataaactagGTATACAAGCAAAAacaacaaatttaaaaaacagttatatatataaagatttGTGGAAGCAGttgttaaattataaatatataaatattattcatatattaaaagcaACAAATAACTTTAACAATTTGGgtatattttgttcttttttaaacatttcaaattattatgatagTTTAGAAGATTTTACAAAACATGTAATTAAAcatgaaatatatacattgttaaataaaaatattaattatgatGCTAAAATGAAGGTGACTAAACTTCTTGATAATGTTGTTACATTGCTATCTATTCAGGGTTTTAAATTGTCTGCATGTATTGatagatatataaatatgtgttTTTCCGATGTAcagaaaaatgaaaataatattttgatttatgttaaagataaaattatgaatgATAATGATAACAAAATGTATGAGGATTATATAgagcataaaaaaaaatccttgaatgtaaaaaatgatgacaTGAAATTACCTGAAGGATATGTAgatttgaaaaatgaaCGAAAAAGCAGTGGAAAATTCGACTCTATTAATGATACAGcatatgatgaaaatactAAGGATATAGATGGAGAAAGTGTgaaggaaaataatatggatGAAGAAGCCCAGAAAAAACGCCTAACAATCGATACCGCTGTTGATGAAATTAAGAGAGTTACTAATGGTGGAGAGGTAAAAAACACTGACATAATTATGGATAATCAAGatgattattttaaacAGGATAATATGGGTAACGAAACAGAAAATGgtgaaatgaaaaaacaaagtGATGCTTCTAATATTGGAAATGTAGAAGTAAATGATAGCGAAAAAGaagaattttttacattaaaaaagataaaggagtatatatttgtatatatagaaaaattaataaatgatttaataaatgtgCCTCATAAAGATTTAAACGACAGTATtagatttatattttatacaattcATGATGAAATTGATGGAATACATAGTAGcataataacaaataataaaaaaattagcaTACACACATTAACTTTATGCTtagatttatttattaactcgattatatatcattatatattttatgtacatgagaaaaatgtaaatattcaaatgaATGACAAtccattattatatcaaaaaGTAATAGTTTTGTTTGGTGAAATATTGAGAGAAATatctatttatatatttcaaatttaCAATTTAGGAGTTTACgataacaatttaaatacatttataaataatattaaaaataacaaaatgcTTATTCGGAAGGCTACCAACGAAAATATGTTCTTTATGGATGTCTCCCAGAAG CTTTTCACATGGATGTTGAAAAACTTAGAATCGCCAAGGTATTACGCACCCATTAAATGGAATTATAACGAAGAAATAGAAACGAGCTATGGAAATATTGTGAAGGAAATTATAAAGCTTGATAAATTAGCGATGGAAAATTGTACTAATGATAATGttgattataatatattatttagcACTACAAATTTTAAGGAAATTTTAGATTTGTGTTATTCTATATGTGACAGTTAG